Proteins found in one Corynebacterium canis genomic segment:
- a CDS encoding winged helix-turn-helix domain-containing protein, protein MNTQHPRSQLEPALTNPLRFSLLAALAGVEEMTFAQMRDFLLVSDSTLSKHASALESHGLVKIKKAFVGKKPQTTLRISPQGLKTWKSHLAALQAIADTARPSKDDVDSPDRAAATKTP, encoded by the coding sequence ATGAACACCCAGCATCCGCGCAGCCAGCTCGAACCTGCGCTAACCAATCCGCTCCGCTTTTCATTGCTCGCCGCCCTCGCCGGCGTGGAGGAAATGACCTTCGCACAAATGCGCGATTTCCTCTTGGTAAGCGATTCCACGCTTTCCAAACATGCGTCGGCGCTGGAATCGCACGGCCTGGTAAAGATCAAAAAGGCGTTCGTAGGCAAAAAGCCGCAGACAACGCTCAGGATCTCACCCCAAGGCCTCAAGACCTGGAAATCGCACCTCGCCGCGCTTCAGGCGATCGCTGACACCGCGCGGCCGTCGAAAGACGACGTCGACTCCCCCGATCGCGCGGCGGCGACAAAAACTCCGTAG